Part of the Nicotiana tabacum cultivar K326 chromosome 20, ASM71507v2, whole genome shotgun sequence genome, TGGTAATATTCAGATCAAAGCTTGGAATGGGCACTGCTGAGCCTTCACTACTATGAACCACATCTTGTTGGGCTTCAGAACTCTCCCCAACTTTCTGACTAGAAACTTCCTCACCCTCGTCTCCATCTACTGTTTCTCCTTTTGCCATTTTTTCTGGTGAGGCGGAAGGAGAGGTCGCAACAACAAAtcttttggggttttgaatcttATGACCGCGGTGAGAACCAGAACTCGATTGGGTTGGAGAGGAGGTAGTAAGTGGTTGTTGGCCTGGTATAGGGTTTTGACTGGGTGTCAGAGGGGGCTCAGACTCTCGCTCATGTACTTGGTGAGATGAAGACACAGTGCGGATTACATTAGAAACGTTTGAAGGTTCTGGATTTTGAGACATAGTGGAGATTTGAAGTGAGGACATGAGAGGAAGAGTGTTTTCTTTGAGAGAGAAAAGGGAATTTTTGGCTTTTATATGCATAGTGAGGAAAGAGACAGCGGTTGGGGTTATTTAGAGGAAGTGAGGGACCGGTTACAAACGGGTACGAATTACTGGAtagacgggtcgtttagcaacaGGTGTGACGTTTGGGTTCTAAAGAGATGAGAGACAGAGATTGAAACTTTTAATAATGTGGCACTTTTATAGCCGTTAAAAATATGCAGGGAGTACAAATGAACTACTAACCTGAGTcaagggaaccaggttccctgactTCGTTTTGTAAATGTGAGTCTCATCCTTTTATCAAGATGCAATGTCATTAGCTACTTGTTTGCTCTGTAGTTGCCATGCGTGTTTGCCTGTGATGGTATAGAGATGAGTTAGAACTTGCCAGAAAATACTTTTAGCTTGTTTACATGTTcattctttcatagccaatcattgagGGACTTGGTGCTCAGTTTGATTTTATCAAATTCAATGCCAATCGATTCTTTTCAAAGTGCTCTCTGCtcagtgctttggtgaagatatctgctactttttcttttgttttacaaAACTTCATGCAGATAAGACCCTTTTTAACAATGTCTCTGAGAAACTGATGTcgcacatcaacatgctatatTCTCTTATGCTGAATCGGGTTCTTTGACATGTTGAGAGCACTGATGTTATCACACAGTAATAGCACACAATCGAAAAATACACCAAAATCCTTCGGTTGCTACTTGATCCACAGCAGTTGAGCACAGCAAGAGGTAGCTGCCACATACTCAGCTTCTGTAGTTGAAAGAGCTACATAGTTTTGTTTCTTTGTACCCTATGAAATCAAACACGATACCAGAAAATGTGCCATGCCAgatgtgctctttctatccaccagataaccagcataatcaacatcagcatacccaattaaGTCGAAATTGTCCCCTGAAGGATAGTAGAGAACAAAGTCATGTATTCCTTTAAGATACCTTAGAATCCTCTTGGCAACTttaagatgagattcctttggactgGGTTGAAATCTAGCACATAATCCCACACTAAATATGTTATCAGTTTTACTAGTTGTGAGATGCAAGAGTGAGCCAATGATACCTCTGTACATAGTTTCGTTCATaggagaaccaggttcatccatgtctagacGAGTGGTAGCAACAATAGGAGTATCAATGGTCTTCGAACTTTCCATATCAAATCTTTTTAGGAGTTCTTTAATGTACTTCTACTGACTTATCATTGTGCCCTTAGGAGTTTGCTTAACTTGCAGCCCtaagaaaaaaattcaattccCCCATTATGCTAATTTCAAACTTGCTTCCCATAAGCTTAGAAAACTCTTCACACAGAATCATTTGCCGCACCAAAgatgatgtcatcaacatagacttgcacaatgagcaggttccttccctGTTTCTTCATAAATAAGGTGTTGTCgatttttcctcttgtaaagccattttcaAGGAGGAACTTGGACAAACTTTCATACTATGCAGGAGGGTCCTGCTTCAGTCCATATAATGCCTTGTCACGTTTGAATACATGTTCAGAATGATCATGACACTCAAAATCAGGTGGTTGTTTGTCaaagacttcttcctttagatatccatttagaaatgcacttttgacatccatttggaacaatttgaatttcatatgagatgcaaagacaATGAGGATTTTGATGGCTTCCATTCGAGAAATTGGggcaaaagtttcatcatagtcgatCCCTTCTTCTTGATTGTAGCCTTGCACTACTAACCTGGCCTTGTTCCTTATTGTATTTCAaattcatcaagcttgtttctgaacaccCACCTAGTTCCTATATTAGTTCTGTCTGGGGGTCGAGGAACCAGGTGCCATACGctgttcctctcaaattgatggagTTCATCTTGCATAGCAGCAATCCAATTAGCATCTTTCAATGctttcttgatattcttgggcTCAATTTGAGAAAGGAAAGCTAAGAATGCAAATGAGCTTCTTgtttttgatctggtttgaattcCTGAATCAAGAGGAGTGATCACATTTTGGAGATGATGTGAACTTTTATGCTTCCAGTTAGACCCCAAAATCTTATTGTGTGAAGATCTAAATTCCTCAGAAGGGGCCTATTGCTGGCATCTATGGATGGGTGAGTACCACTTCTCTGCTCGGCATCAGGAGTTCCTTGCACAACATCAACAAATTTATATTCTGATTCAGTTGTTGTGATGAAGGGACCAGGTTCTTCTGCATCAGCCGAGGATTTAGCTGCATCATCTTCATTTAATTCCTTGACTTGACTCATCATGTCAGCCTTTCCATTTTCAATATCAATAACTTCACCAGGAACCTTTGACTGCTCTCCGCCTTGATAAACCATGTCGTGTGGATCTTTCCCATATAAGTATTgtgattcatcaaagatcacatgtatgctttcttcaacacattgagtcctttGTTGTAGACCTTGTAAGCTTTTCTTTGTAATGAATAGCCaagaaagattccttcatcactcttggcatcaaatTTTCCTAGTGCTTCCTTACCATTATTGAGAATGAAACATTTGTAGCCAAACGTCCTCAAGTGTGTTAGCTTGGGTTTCCTCCTGTTCAGTAGCTCATACGAGGTTTTGTTAaagagggacctgatcatgcaccctGTTCAGTAACTCATACGAGGTTTTGTTAaagagggacctgatcatgcacctgttcaccaagtagcacgCAGTGTTGACTGCTTCTGCCCAAAAACTTTTTGCAACACCACTGTCAATCAGCATTGTTCTTACCATGTATTCAAGGGTCCTATTTTTCCTCTCCACAATACTATTTTGTTGGGGTGTTCTAGGAGTTAAGAAATTATGACTTATACTATTTTCAGCACAGAATTCGTCGAATTTTGCATTGTCGAACTCTGTGCCGTGATCAGATCTTATACTCACAATATTATGGCTCATCTTCGCGAAGGCAACAAACACTAAGAAagtttcatccttggttctgagGAACAATATCTAGGTGAATCTGGAAAAGTCATCCACTATGACGAAAAAGTAGTTttttcctcctctacttggcaccctcataggtccacacagatccatatgaAGGAGAGCAAGTGGCCTTGAGGTGCTTACTTCCTTTTTGGTCTTGAAGGAGGACCTGGCTTGCTTTCCTCTTACATAAACATCACACACCTTGTGATCTTTGAACCTTGACTTGGACAGCCCACAGACCAGGTCTTTCTTGACCAACTTGTTCAGCAATGAAAAGTTTGCATGTCCCAATCTTCTGTGCCACAGTTCAACATTGTCATCAACAACACTCAAGCATGTAAGATCTCCATTGTTCAAGGACTTAAAATTTGCAACATAGCTATTTTTGAATCTTTTTGCCAACAGAACCACTTCACCAGTTACAAGATTTGTAACAGTGCAAGTCTTTGATAAGAATTCCAATTTATTTCCTTTGTCGCAAATTTGATAAACACTCAGTAGGCTATATTTCAAACCattcacatagtacacattttcaattgaATGAGTGAGTGTCTTCCCAACTCTCCCTACTCtcagaatgtatccctttttgccattgacaaaggacacactccctccttgcagggctttgagtgaaagaaaatcatcgatgcttccagtcatatgcttagAGTAGCCGCTATCCATATACCATCTTTGGCTGCTTCCTTTCACTGCTCTGTGCACAAGGAAATCAagagttagacttaggaacccaaacaagtttgggtcccttgtaatgaggacAAGGGTGAATTAAACTTCTTCTTGTCCAAACAGGCATCACACATTTTTTATTTGGGGGACCAGGTGCTTTAGTAGTTACTTATTagcaaaaattttatttttatgttgggaCTGAAATCTAAATTTACAGGTTTCTTTAAAGTGTCAGTGTTACCACAGTGAGTGCAAATCCAGTTATCAGGGCGAGTAACATACTTGCTATATGGATTGTAGGGAGTCTTTTTCTTTTGGAACCCGATTCGTAGCCTGTTCCCCCCATTGTTCTTATACATGGCAGTGATcgcatcagaggaccaggtccacttgagaGATTTTTGTAAGTCATTTTTACTCTGCCTGGATCTTCCTGGAGTTGTCTGTTTCTTTCAAGCTCAGCACACATACTAGATTTCACAATTTTTAGCTCATTTTCAATCTTAAGTtgtgcctcacttgcaacttcctttcaCTTTTGAGTGTCCCCAGAGTTGTTTTCCCTTTTTAGTtcctcaattatttcttttagatCCACAACTACTACCAAcaagtcatctctctcatgctcttCGGTTGTAATTTTTTCCAGTTAAAGcatccttttccttttttaaaacCTATATGGTTTCCTTTAAATCAACCACTACAACTAATAAatcatctctctcatgttctACTTTTCCTAGTTCCACAGTTAGCATTTTATTATTAATGAGATTATGATTTGTATCAATTAGGACATTTGCCAAAAATATAAGTTTTTTtaagaatgacttcaaatttctttgaacatccagaaagtttacctcatcgcCATCATCATCTTCATTCTCATCAGACTTTGCCATTAGGGAAAAGATAGAGTCATATTCAACTGCTTCGCTTTCAATGGCCATTATCGAGGTGTCGCCTTGTTCATCATCTCCTCAGATTAATTGGAGGAATatcccatgcagcaagagcttgtttcacaacATTGTCAATGGCAACTTTTCTTTTGAATCTCCTGTCAGGAATCGGGTTCCTCTTGACTGCTTTGTCTATGTTATGTTTGTACTGATCTTGCTTGTGCAGAGGACAATCTTTGATGAAATATCCTGGCTTCCCACATTTATGACACAAGTCATAGTCTTTTGATCTGCTGGAGCTACCCatttttggaatgcctccattcTCGCGCACCATTTTCTGAAATCTTTTTGTGGATAAGCCATGTCAGTATCCTCGCCACTTGAGTCATTGCTGTCAGccttgaggaccaggttcttctccttcttgggttctcttctttcatggtctttctttttcttcatttcatatATCTTTAGATTTCTGATGAGTTCATCAATGGTAAACCTTTGTAGATCCTTTGCCTCCATGATAGCATTTACTTTACTTTCCTAGGAACCAGGTAATACACTGAGTATATTCCTGAAAAGTTTGTTCCTTGGAATGATCTCTCCTAGAGAGTGGAGCTCGTTGATGATAGATGTGAATCGAGTGTGCATGTTCTGaatggactcatcatccttcatcttGAAGAATTCATACTCAGTGGTGAGCATGTCAATCTTTGACTGCTTGACTTGAGTTGTTCCTTCATGTGCTGTTTGGAGATCTTCCCAAATCTCCTTGGCAGATTGACAGGCAGAGATTCTTTTGTATTTGTCTGGATCAATACCACATACAAGGATTTTTTTGCTCAAAAGTTTTTCTCTACCGCTTTGGGTCAGCATCATTGTATTCCTTCCTTGTTTTTGGAACTGTCACTGCTGGCTCCCTAATGGTCTTCATGGGAACGAAGAGGCTATCGTATATGACATCCAGCACTCAGAATCTTCAGCCATAATAAAATCATACATCCTTATCTTCCACCATCTGTAATACTGTccattgaatcttggtggtctgtaggttgattgatcttcttcaaagtttggtggagtaGCCATGTGGATTCTTTCTAGGTGCTAGCCTTGTAGAAAGAACCTACTCTGATACTAATTGATGGAAACTTAGGGTCCACCAAACggtatagagaacctggttctctatcagttcccacagaaaaatataataagagataagtaaataacacaatagagttttacgtggaaaactcccaaCTCATAGGactaaaaatcacgacctacactc contains:
- the LOC107824420 gene encoding uncharacterized protein LOC107824420, with protein sequence MMLTQSGREKLLSKKILVCGIDPDKYKRISACQSAKEIWEDLQTAHEGTTQVKQSKIDMLTTEYEFFKMKDDESIQNMHTRFTSIINELHSLGEIIPRNKLFRNILSVLPGS